From the genome of uncultured Bacteroides sp.:
TACCATACTTTTAGTTTTGCAAATTATTATAATCCGGAACGTATACACTTCGGTACGCTGAGGGTACTTAATGACGATATAATCGCTCCAGGCGAAGGATTTGGAAAACATCCTCACGATAATATGGAAATTATTACTATTCCGCTTTATGGTGATTTGGAACATAAGGATAGTATGGGTAATCATGGAGTAATCAGTGCGGGAGAGATTCAGGTAATGAGTGCCGGAACTGGTCTTTTTCATAGTGAATTCAATAAAAATAAAGATAAGGAAGTTGGACTGCTGCAAATATGGGTTTTCCCGAACAAAAAAAATGTAACACCACGTTATGATCAGATAACTTTGGCGGATATTAAGAAAGAGGATGAGCTATATCAGATTCTTTCACCAGATCCAAATGATCAGGGAGTATGGATTTATCAGAATGCATGGTTTCATCTTGGTGATTTGTCTGAAGGATGGAAGGGAGAATATAAACTGAAAGATAAGAAGAACGGTGTTTATTTCTTTGTGATTGAAGGAACTGTTACTATTGCCGGACAAAAGCTCAACAGAAGGGATGGACTTGGCGTTAGTGAAACGGAAATGATAGAAATAAAGACTGATTCAAAAACAAAACTGCTGGTAATGGAAATACCAATGCAATAAACCATTAATAAACAAAATAATAATTTTAAAAACATACATTATGAATGCAATTAAGAAATTCTTAGCAACCGACCAACAATCATGGTCTTTGTTAGTAGCACGTTTGGCTTTAGGCCTTGTAATATTACCTCACGGAATGCAAAAAGCTCTCGGACTTTTTGGTGGATATGGTTTTTCAGAAACACTTGGTGCTTTCCAGTCAATGGGTATGCCTTTAATTATCGGAGTTTTAGTCATTCTGGCTGAATTTGTTGGAAGTTTAGGTATTCTTGTAGGTGCCGGAACACGTTTTATGGCTTTCTCTGTAGGTCTTACAATGGCTGGAGCCGCTGTTCTTGGCGGTCATATAAACAATGGTTTTTTCATGAATTGGTTTGGTCAGCAAAAAGGCGAAGGACTTGAATACTTTATCCTTGTTATAGGTTTGGCTATTGTCATTCTTATTGGCGGAGCTGGTCGTTACGCTGTTGACAATCTTATTTCAAAGAAACTGAAATAATCAAACCTATATGAATCAGTTAGGTTTAAGAAAATAATCAATCAATAAAAAGTATTAACTTTAAAAACAAGAAAAATGGAACCAAAAATTGCTAAAAAAGGGCCTTATGAAGTAGAGTTGGAAGCAGGTAAAACATATCACTGGTGTACTTGCGGTGAAAGCAAAAATCAACCGTTTTGTGATGGTTCACATCACGGAACAGAGTTTAAACCATTGGCATTTGAAGCCAAAGAAACCGGTAAGGCTCATTTATGCGGATGTAAACATACAAAGAATCCTTCTTACTGCGATGGATCTCACCATAAATTGTAATTGATTTTTATAGTTGGCTTTTAATTATCGTGCCCTTTGTTGAAAAAGACAAAGGGCACGATTGTTTTGTTATTATTTTCATGTATTTTTGCTCTATTGTTTGCAAAAGCGCTTATTGATTTTATATAATACCATGAATAGAGCACACTCCATCATATTGTTTTTTATATTCTTTTTAACTAGCTTTTTTTGTGATGCACAACTGGATTTTTCAACCAAATACTATTTTAAAAACTTAAGTATTGCAGATGGTTTGTCTCAGAATACAGTAAATGCTATTTTACAGGACAGTAAGGGATTTATGTGGTTTGGTACAAAAGATGGACTAAACAGATATGATGGCTTGTCTTTCCGTGTTTTTAAATTTGATGCTAGCACAACAAAATCGATAGGTAATAATTTTATTACTGCACTTTATGAAGATCAAAAAGGGAATATATTTGTAGGTACTGATGCTGGCTTATATATATATTCTCCAATAACAGAGTCTTTTAAACGTTTCTTGTTGAAAAGTGATCAGGGTACGTCGATAGAACATTCTGTTACTGCGATCGTTAGTGATAATAAAGGAGGTATCTGGATTTCGGTAGATTATCAGGGACTTTTTTATTACGACCCATTAAAAGGAACTCTTACTAATTATTTCTCGAATAAATCAAAGAAATACATCTCTGCTAATATAACTCGTTTTTGGTTTGATGATAGCGGCACTTGCTGGCTCTGTTTGTATGATGATAATTTATATTATACCAAGGATCATTTTAAAACCTTGAAACCTTTTATTGCTGCTGATGGGAGTCAACCCTTTAAAGATGATATCATCAACAAACTGGTTTCCGGACCTCGTCATTCTTTGTATGTTGGTTCCTCGAAAGGAGGATTGAAAGAAATAGATTTAACAACAAACAAGGTTCGCACTCTTTTATTTAAAGATGAATCGGGAGAAATAATTTATGTAAGGGAAATTGCATTTTATTCCAAAGACGAAATTTGGGTGGGATCAGAATCGGGATTGTTTATTTATCACTTGAAAACAGGGAAATTTACGCACCATACTTGTGTGAATGGTGATCCTTATTCACTTTCAGACAATGCTATTTATTCTTTGTTTAAAGATAAAGAAGGAGGGATGTGGATTGGTTCTTATTTTGGTGGAATTAATTATTACCCCAAACAGTATACGTATTTTGAAAAATTTTATTCTTCCGGAAATACAAACAGAGACTTTGGTAAAAGAGTCCGGGAATTCTGTGAAAGTAATGATGGTACTATATGGATAGGAACTGAGGATAAAGGACTGTTTAACTATAATCCAGTAACAGGTAATATTAAACCGTTTACAAATCCGGCTATTTATCATAATGTTCATGGCCTTTGTCTGGATGGTGATTATTTGTGGGTAGGAACGTTTGCTAAAGGTTTAAACCGTCTCAACTTAAAAACGAAGGAGGTAAAATCATACTATAAGGGAGATAGACCAAATACATTAAGCGCAAATGATATTTTTACCATTTGCCGTTCTGCTTCTGGTACTATTTGGATTGGAACTACTTATGGATTAATGTGCTATAATAGAAAAACTGATGACTTTACTCGTATTCCAGAGTTGCATGGAAAATTTGTTTATGATATAAAAGAGGATTCACATGGAAATTTGTGGTTGGCAACTTATGCAAATGGAGCTTATCGATATGACATAAATAAAAAGAAATGGACCAACTATTTATACAACAAAAATAAGAGTAACAGTCTTCCATATAATAAAGTCTTAAGTATCTTTGAAGATAGCCAAAAACAAATATGGCTGACAACACAAGGACGAGGATTCTGCCGATTTAATCCTGATTCAGACTCTTTCACTAGGTATGACTCTAAAGATGGTTTACCTAATGATGTGATTTATCAGATTGTAGAAGGTGAAAAAGGTGCGCTCTGGATTACCACAAATGCCGGACTGGTAAGATTTAATCCTCAGTCAAAAACAAGTAAGGTTTTTACAGTAGCAAATGGACTGCTAGGAAATCAGTTTAATTTTCGTTCAAGTTTCAAAGCAAAAAATGGAACTATTTATTTGGGTAGTATAGAAGGGTTTATAGCTTTTAATCCGGAAACTTTTTCTGAAAATAAGTATATTCCTTGTGTGGCTATTACCGACTTTCTACTTTTTAACAAGGCTGTTCCTGTAGGAGAAGCGGGGTCTCCATTGAAAACAAGCATTACTTATTCTGATGCTATTATACTTGATGCTGACCAAAACTCTTTTTCTCTTCGGATAGCAGCATTAAGTTACCAGGCTCCTCAAATGAACCGACTGATGTATAAATTAGATGGTTTCGATAAGGAGTGGCTTTCTGTTACAGGAAATTCTCTCATCACGTATTCAAACTTGGAATATGGAGATTATGTATTCCGGGTAAGAGCATCTAATAGTGATGGAATATGGAATGAAAAAGAAACTATCTTGCATATTAAAATCCGTCCGCCATTCTATCTTTCGGTATGGGCTTATTGTTTTTATATATTATTTATTTCTAGTTCTTTTGTATATATTGTCTCTTATTTTAGAAAGAAAAGTGAAAGAAAACATCAACGTCAGATGGAGAAGTTTGAGCAGGAAAAGAAACACGAAATCTATAATGCAAAAATAGACTTCTTTACAAATGTGGCGCATGAAATTCGTACTCCGCTTACATTGATTAAGGGCCCTCTTGAAAATATCATTAAGAAAAAGAATTTAGATGTAGAAACAAATGAGGATTTAAGTATTATGAGCCGGAATACAGAATGGCTTTTAAACCTCACGAATCAGCTTCTTGATTTTCGAAAAACAGAAAGTCAAGGCTTTCGTCTTAATTTCGTAGAATGCAATATTTCAGATTTATTGAGAGAAACTTATCTTCGTTTTACACCTTTGGCTAAACATAAAAAAATAGAATTTAAACTAGACTTACCTGAAACTGATTTTTATGCTCATGTGGATAAAGAAGCATTCACTAAGATTCTCAGCAATTTGTTTGATAATGCAGTAAAATATTCGGAATTATATATACATACATTACTTGAATTTGATTCTTCTCAGCAGAAGGATACTGTTTTTAGAATACGTGTAATTAATGATGGTCCAATAATTCCGCAAAATATGCGCGACGATATTTTTAAACCATTTGTGCGTTACAACGATAACGTTATAAACAAACAGACTACGGGCACAGGAATTGGACTGGCTTTATCACGCTCTTTAGCTGAATTGCATCAAGGGGATCTACGAATGGATAATGCCAGCAATTGTAATAGTTTCTGTCTGATACTGCCTATTTTTCAGAACGGGGCTATAAACTTAGATATGGAAACTATAAATAATGTAGAAAATGAGAAAAATAATTCTAAGGTTAAGCCTATAATAGCAAGTGATAATAAGTCTGTAATATTAGTTGTGGAAGACAATTCAGATATGTTATCATTTGTGGTTAAACAGTTATCGTCGACATACATTGTTCTCACTGCTAAAAATGGGAAAGAGGCATTGAATATTCTGGATAACAATTTTGTTAATCTTGTGGTGAGTGATGTAATGATGCCTGTTATGGGAGGCTTTGAACTTTGCCAGATTATAAAGTCGGATCTGAATTATAGTCATATACCTGTTGTCCTACTAACAGCTAAAACAAATATACAATCTAAAATAGAAGGATTGGAGCTTGGTGCAGATGCATATATTGACAAACCTTTTTCTGTAGAATATCTGCTGGCTAATATTGCCAACTTAATTCAGAATCGTGAAATGCTGCGTCAAACAATCACTAAATCACCATTTCTGGATTCTAATGCAATGGCAATAACTAAGGCAGACGAAGAGTTTCTGAATAAACTAAATGGTATTATTCAAGTAAATCTTCATAATCCTGATTTTAGTATTGACGAAATGGCTAATACATTTAACATGAGTCGTTCTAGTTTTTATAGAAAAATAAAAGGAATTCTTGATTTAACTCCTAATGAGTATATCCGCCTGGAACGTTTGAAGAAAGCTGCGCAATTATTAAAGGACGGAGACAATAGAGTGAATGAAATTTGCTATTTAGTAGGCTTTAACTCTCCTTCATATTTTTCAAAATGTTTCCAGAAGCAATTTGGAGTACTTCCTAAAGATTTTATTGCCTGATTAGCATTTAGTAGTGCAATAAAAAAGCTTTTTGTTTAATTGATTTACTGTATGTGCAAAAAGCTATATTCTATTTCATAATTTGGCACTAGAATGCTATTTTATGGAACGTTTGTTCTATCCTCTAAGTAGATAATATTGTACTTTTGCTTCAAACCAAAATATAATCTTGCTCTAATGACTTTTACAGTATGT
Proteins encoded in this window:
- a CDS encoding two-component regulator propeller domain-containing protein is translated as MNRAHSIILFFIFFLTSFFCDAQLDFSTKYYFKNLSIADGLSQNTVNAILQDSKGFMWFGTKDGLNRYDGLSFRVFKFDASTTKSIGNNFITALYEDQKGNIFVGTDAGLYIYSPITESFKRFLLKSDQGTSIEHSVTAIVSDNKGGIWISVDYQGLFYYDPLKGTLTNYFSNKSKKYISANITRFWFDDSGTCWLCLYDDNLYYTKDHFKTLKPFIAADGSQPFKDDIINKLVSGPRHSLYVGSSKGGLKEIDLTTNKVRTLLFKDESGEIIYVREIAFYSKDEIWVGSESGLFIYHLKTGKFTHHTCVNGDPYSLSDNAIYSLFKDKEGGMWIGSYFGGINYYPKQYTYFEKFYSSGNTNRDFGKRVREFCESNDGTIWIGTEDKGLFNYNPVTGNIKPFTNPAIYHNVHGLCLDGDYLWVGTFAKGLNRLNLKTKEVKSYYKGDRPNTLSANDIFTICRSASGTIWIGTTYGLMCYNRKTDDFTRIPELHGKFVYDIKEDSHGNLWLATYANGAYRYDINKKKWTNYLYNKNKSNSLPYNKVLSIFEDSQKQIWLTTQGRGFCRFNPDSDSFTRYDSKDGLPNDVIYQIVEGEKGALWITTNAGLVRFNPQSKTSKVFTVANGLLGNQFNFRSSFKAKNGTIYLGSIEGFIAFNPETFSENKYIPCVAITDFLLFNKAVPVGEAGSPLKTSITYSDAIILDADQNSFSLRIAALSYQAPQMNRLMYKLDGFDKEWLSVTGNSLITYSNLEYGDYVFRVRASNSDGIWNEKETILHIKIRPPFYLSVWAYCFYILFISSSFVYIVSYFRKKSERKHQRQMEKFEQEKKHEIYNAKIDFFTNVAHEIRTPLTLIKGPLENIIKKKNLDVETNEDLSIMSRNTEWLLNLTNQLLDFRKTESQGFRLNFVECNISDLLRETYLRFTPLAKHKKIEFKLDLPETDFYAHVDKEAFTKILSNLFDNAVKYSELYIHTLLEFDSSQQKDTVFRIRVINDGPIIPQNMRDDIFKPFVRYNDNVINKQTTGTGIGLALSRSLAELHQGDLRMDNASNCNSFCLILPIFQNGAINLDMETINNVENEKNNSKVKPIIASDNKSVILVVEDNSDMLSFVVKQLSSTYIVLTAKNGKEALNILDNNFVNLVVSDVMMPVMGGFELCQIIKSDLNYSHIPVVLLTAKTNIQSKIEGLELGADAYIDKPFSVEYLLANIANLIQNREMLRQTITKSPFLDSNAMAITKADEEFLNKLNGIIQVNLHNPDFSIDEMANTFNMSRSSFYRKIKGILDLTPNEYIRLERLKKAAQLLKDGDNRVNEICYLVGFNSPSYFSKCFQKQFGVLPKDFIA
- a CDS encoding pirin family protein, which translates into the protein MKTILHKSETRGHANHGWLNTYHTFSFANYYNPERIHFGTLRVLNDDIIAPGEGFGKHPHDNMEIITIPLYGDLEHKDSMGNHGVISAGEIQVMSAGTGLFHSEFNKNKDKEVGLLQIWVFPNKKNVTPRYDQITLADIKKEDELYQILSPDPNDQGVWIYQNAWFHLGDLSEGWKGEYKLKDKKNGVYFFVIEGTVTIAGQKLNRRDGLGVSETEMIEIKTDSKTKLLVMEIPMQ
- a CDS encoding CDGSH iron-sulfur domain-containing protein, which gives rise to MEPKIAKKGPYEVELEAGKTYHWCTCGESKNQPFCDGSHHGTEFKPLAFEAKETGKAHLCGCKHTKNPSYCDGSHHKL
- a CDS encoding DoxX family protein codes for the protein MNAIKKFLATDQQSWSLLVARLALGLVILPHGMQKALGLFGGYGFSETLGAFQSMGMPLIIGVLVILAEFVGSLGILVGAGTRFMAFSVGLTMAGAAVLGGHINNGFFMNWFGQQKGEGLEYFILVIGLAIVILIGGAGRYAVDNLISKKLK